AGGATCACCATTTCGCCGGCTTCGACATCGCGGATGTAATCGGCGCTCATGATGTCGAGCGCACAGGTCTCCGAGGCGAGGATGTAGCCGTCGCCGAGCTTGCCCAGCACCATCGGCCTGACACCCAGCGGATCGCGCACACCGATCACCATGTCCTTGGCGATGGCGACGATCGAATAGGCGCCTTCGACCTGGTGCAGCGCATTGATCAAACGATCCACCACGTTGCCGCGGAGATGCGTCGCCATCAGATGCGGGATGACTTCGGTGTCGGAGGAAGCCTGGAAGATCGAGCCGCGCTTCACCATCTCGCGGCGGATCGCGGCGGCATTGGTGAGGTTGCCGTTATGGCCGATGGCGATGCCGCCGAAGGCGAGTTCGGCGAAGAAGGGTTGTACGTTGCGGAGCGCCGTTTCGCCGGTGGTCGAATAGCGCACATGGCCAATGGCGGCGCGGCCCTTCAGGCGGCCGACCACGTCGTGATGCGAGAAATTGTCGGCGACATGACCCATCGCGCGATGGGCATGGAAATCCTCGCCATCGTGAGACACGATGCCGGCTGCTTCCTGGCCTCGGTGCTGCAGGGCATGGAGGCCCAGAACGGTGCGGGTGGCGGCTTCTTCGACACCAAAGATGCCGATAATGCCGCACTCCTCCTTCAATTTGTCGTCATCGAAGGGATTGGTCGTGAGCATCGGCATTTACCTTTTTCCGGCCGGGTTATTCGGAACCCTGGATGAGTCGGTTTAGGTCGTTGCGTTCGGCGTCCTTATACCCCGATCCGTCGCCTTGTCCACCCGGTTCTTGGCCATCAGCACCTTCGTTTGTGCTGCTTGGCCCTGTGCCGGTTGCATTGGTGCCATTCGTATTCGACGGATCCGGTGTAATCGTCTGCAGGGCGTTGCCGAGCTGCTGACCCTGATCGACCGCTTTCAGCCCCTGATTTATGGCGTCTTCGCCGGTTTTCAGCAGATCTTCGGGGAGCAGCGTCTCGATGAAATTCGCCCCGCGCTCGACAACCGGCAAGAGCCTCGCTTCAGTCACGATATCCGGAAATTCGGTGCGGTTGGGCTGGAAGAAGGTGAGCAGGATGAAGGCGGCGCAGACCACCACAGACCCGCGCACGAGCCCGAAGACCAGACCCAGCGACCGGTCGAGCGCGCCCAGCCCATTGCCACGGACCTGCGCCGAAATCCAGTGATTGAGCATGCCGCAAAGGACCAGCGTCACAACGAAGATGCCGATGCCGGCGGCAATATCCGCCAGCAGGGGCTCCGCGATGTATTGCCGCATGAGCGCTCGGCCAGGGGCGAAAAAGGCCACGGTGGCGATGACGGCGCCGATCCAGCCCAGGATCGACAACATCTCCTTGATGAACCCGCGTGAAAAGGCCAGCAGGGTGGAGAGACCGATCACGCCGAGGATGATGAGATCGAGGAAATTCACCGCGGCCCTTCCTTTGTTGGAGACTTGTCTCCTGCGTGCTGCTGTCTGCTGGCGGCCACCGTCGCCTGCAGCGCGTTCGAACGAACCTCATTATAGAGCCAATCGATCATTTCTTGGAGATGTCCGATTTCGATAAGCTCCAGTCCTTCGACTTTCAGTTTCTTGGCCGCGGCCTGATTGAGGCGCTTTGGCAAGATGGCGCGCTTGAATCCGAGCTTGGCCGCTTCCTTGAGCCGAGTTTCAGCCTGCGCCACCATGCGTACCTCGCCGGAAAGGCCGATCTCGCCAAAGGCGATGAGGTCGGAGGGTACCGGCCGGTCGGAGAGCGAGGAAATGAGGGCCAGCGCCACGGAAAGGTCGGCTGCCGGCTCGCTGATGCGCAGGCCGCCGGCGATGTTGAGATAGACCTCGCTGCCGGCCAACCCTAAACCGCAACGCGTCTCGAGCACGGCCAGCGTCATGGCAAGGCGCGCACTGTCCCAGCCGACCACGGCGCGGCGCGGGGTGGCGAGCGGCGAGGGTGAGACCAGGGCCTGCACCTCGACCAGCACGGGACGGGTGCCCTCGATGCCGGCAAAGACCGAGACGCCGGAAATATTGCCGTGGCGTTCGGCGAGGAACAGCGCGGAGGGGTTGGGCACTTCGGCGAGGCCCCGATCGGTCATCTCGAAGACGCCGATTTCATTCGCCGGGCCGAAGCGGTTCTTGACGGAGCGCAGGATTCGGAAGTGATGACCGCGTTCGCCTTCGAAATAGAGCACCGTATCGACCATGTGCTCCAGCACCCGGGGACCCGCGATCTGGCCTTCCTTGGTGACGTGACCCACCAGCAGCAGGGTGAAGCCACGGGATTTCGCAAGCCGGATCAATTCGGCGGAACAGGTCCGCACCTGCGCCACGGTACCGGGCGCCGAATCGAGGCTGTCGAGATAGAGCGTCTGAATGGAATCGATGACGACGACCTGCGGCGCATCGGGCCGGTCGAGGCTCGCCATGATGTCGCGCAAGGATGTGGCGGCGGCAAGCTCGGTGGTGATATCGGCAGGCTTGTGTCCATCGGGTCCGAGGCCCAGGCGGCGCGCCCGAAGCTGCACCTGTTCCACGGCCTCTTCACCGGAAATATAGGCGACACGGACGCCGCGCAGCATGGTGGCTACCTGCAGCATCAGGGTCGATTTGCCGATCCCGGGATCGCCGCCGATCAGCACGGCCGAGCCGCGCACCAGGCCGCCCCCGGTGACGCGGTCGAATTCCGCCATGCCGGTCGGGCGGCGGATGGTCTGCGGCACGTCGCCGTCGAGCGCCACGAAGGTGACGCCCTTGCCGCGCTTGCCGGAAAGGCCCTTGGGCACGTCGCCGCCGCCAACGGGCTCCTCGACGATCGAGTTCCAGGCACCGCACGCCTCGCATTTGCCGGCCCATTTCGGGAAGGCGGAACCGCAGGACTGGCAGACATAGTTGCGAAGGGCTTTGGCCATCACGCCGCGCTCAAAGCGGCCGGACGGGCATGCGGATGGGGCCTTCGGCGCGGCCTTGCACGAACTGGTCGACGAAATCATTGCCGCAGCGATCGATATTCTTGGCGTCACCGGACCAGATGATGCGGCCTTCATAGATCATGGCAGCCCGGTCGGCGATGGCACGCAGCGAATGCATGTCGTGGGTGATGGAAAGGGCCGTGGCGCCGAGCGATTTCACGCATTTGACGATGAGCTCGTTGATCACCTGCGCCATGATCGGGTCGAGCCCGGTGGTCGGTTCGTCGAAGAAGATGATCTCCGGTTCCGCCGCGATGGCGCGGGCCAGCGCCACCCGCTTCTGCATGCCGCCGGAAAGTTCGGAGGGTATCAGTTCGCCCACTTCCGGCCCGAGGCCCACGGCGGCGAGTTTCCGCAGAGCCACTTCCTTGGCGGCTTTCCGGTTCATGCCGCGGCCGGCGATGAGCCCGAAGCCGACATTCTCCCAGACCGGCAGGCTGTCGAACAGCGCGGCACCCTGGAACAGCATGCCGAATTTGCGCATGATCTCTTCGCGTTTGGCAGCAGGTATGCCGACGGTTTCCTCGCCGTCGATCTCGATCGAGCCGGCATCCGGTTCCACGAGGCCCAGGATGCATTTGATCAGCACCGACTTGCCGGAGCCGGAACCGCCGATCACCACCAGCGATTGGCCACGCGGCACATCGAGATCGACGCCGTTCAGCACCTGCTTCGGGCCGAACGCCTTCTTCAATCCACGCACCTTGATCTTGAGATCGCTCATCGGCTGAAGAAAATCCCGGTGATGATGAAGTTGGCGGCAAGGATCAGGATCGAGGCACCGACCACGGCATCCGTGGTGGCCTTGCCGACGCCCTGGGCGCCGCCTTTGGATTCGAACCCGTTATAGGTGCCCATAAGCGCCACGATGAAGCCGAAGGCCGCGGCCTTCACCAGGCCGGAGACGATGTCGATCGTCTCGACGAAATCGACCGTGTTCTTCAAGTAGATCGACGGGCTGAAGTCGAGTTTGAACACGCTCACCAGATAACCGCCGAACACGCCGATGATATCGGCAATGCCGACCAGGACCGGCAGCATCAGCACGGCGGCAATCAGGCGCGGCGCGATGAGATACTTGAAAGGATTGGTTGAGAGCGTACGCAAGGCGTCGATCTGCTCGGTGACACGCATGGTGCCGATCTCGGCCGCCATCGCGGCGCCGACGCGCCCGGCCAGCATCAGGCCGGCCAGCACCGGTCCCAGTTCGCGCGTCAAGGAGATGACCACGACATAGGGGATGGTGGATTCGGCATTCAGCCGGGAGACGGCGACATAGGTCTGCAGCACCAGCACCATGCCGGTGAAGATTGCCGTCATGCCGATGACCGGCAGCGAATAATAGCCGATCTCGATCATCTGCTTGAAGATGAGGCGCGGATAGAAAGGCGGCGTCAGGCAATGCAACACCGCGCGGAGCGTGAACAGGGCCAGACGGCCGATGGCTTCCAGGCTGCTGAGAAAGGTGCGGCCGATGGGTTGCAGGACCGGTACGCTCATCCCCCGGCACCTACATAGCGACGTTGAAACCGCGTACCGAGAT
This Rhodospirillaceae bacterium DNA region includes the following protein-coding sequences:
- a CDS encoding CvpA family protein; the encoded protein is MNFLDLIILGVIGLSTLLAFSRGFIKEMLSILGWIGAVIATVAFFAPGRALMRQYIAEPLLADIAAGIGIFVVTLVLCGMLNHWISAQVRGNGLGALDRSLGLVFGLVRGSVVVCAAFILLTFFQPNRTEFPDIVTEARLLPVVERGANFIETLLPEDLLKTGEDAINQGLKAVDQGQQLGNALQTITPDPSNTNGTNATGTGPSSTNEGADGQEPGGQGDGSGYKDAERNDLNRLIQGSE
- the radA gene encoding DNA repair protein RadA yields the protein MAKALRNYVCQSCGSAFPKWAGKCEACGAWNSIVEEPVGGGDVPKGLSGKRGKGVTFVALDGDVPQTIRRPTGMAEFDRVTGGGLVRGSAVLIGGDPGIGKSTLMLQVATMLRGVRVAYISGEEAVEQVQLRARRLGLGPDGHKPADITTELAAATSLRDIMASLDRPDAPQVVVIDSIQTLYLDSLDSAPGTVAQVRTCSAELIRLAKSRGFTLLLVGHVTKEGQIAGPRVLEHMVDTVLYFEGERGHHFRILRSVKNRFGPANEIGVFEMTDRGLAEVPNPSALFLAERHGNISGVSVFAGIEGTRPVLVEVQALVSPSPLATPRRAVVGWDSARLAMTLAVLETRCGLGLAGSEVYLNIAGGLRISEPAADLSVALALISSLSDRPVPSDLIAFGEIGLSGEVRMVAQAETRLKEAAKLGFKRAILPKRLNQAAAKKLKVEGLELIEIGHLQEMIDWLYNEVRSNALQATVAASRQQHAGDKSPTKEGPR
- a CDS encoding ATP-binding cassette domain-containing protein, whose product is MSDLKIKVRGLKKAFGPKQVLNGVDLDVPRGQSLVVIGGSGSGKSVLIKCILGLVEPDAGSIEIDGEETVGIPAAKREEIMRKFGMLFQGAALFDSLPVWENVGFGLIAGRGMNRKAAKEVALRKLAAVGLGPEVGELIPSELSGGMQKRVALARAIAAEPEIIFFDEPTTGLDPIMAQVINELIVKCVKSLGATALSITHDMHSLRAIADRAAMIYEGRIIWSGDAKNIDRCGNDFVDQFVQGRAEGPIRMPVRPL
- a CDS encoding ABC transporter permease, translated to MSVPVLQPIGRTFLSSLEAIGRLALFTLRAVLHCLTPPFYPRLIFKQMIEIGYYSLPVIGMTAIFTGMVLVLQTYVAVSRLNAESTIPYVVVISLTRELGPVLAGLMLAGRVGAAMAAEIGTMRVTEQIDALRTLSTNPFKYLIAPRLIAAVLMLPVLVGIADIIGVFGGYLVSVFKLDFSPSIYLKNTVDFVETIDIVSGLVKAAAFGFIVALMGTYNGFESKGGAQGVGKATTDAVVGASILILAANFIITGIFFSR